One Setaria italica strain Yugu1 chromosome II, Setaria_italica_v2.0, whole genome shotgun sequence DNA segment encodes these proteins:
- the LOC101767524 gene encoding probable auxin efflux carrier component 5b gives MIGWGDVYKVVAAMAPLYFALGLGYGSVRWWKLFTPDQCDAVNRLVAYFSVPFFAFDFAARIDPFALSYRVLAADALAKLAVVVSLAAWAAACASARRGGGDGKGNKDRAFSWCITGFSLAALNNTLVVGVPLLDAMYGKWARDLIVQISVVQIIVYFPLLLLTFEARRAWGAGKRPAAEEEGAGGDVEESGGETAARSFWPLVRAVWMKVAKNPNVYAGVLGVAWACVTNRWHIETPSIIEGSVLVMSKTGVGLAMFSMGLFMALQEKIIVCGAGPTFLGMALRFVAGPAATAAGALAMGLRGDVLRLAIIQAALPQAITTFVFAKEYSLHADVLSTAVIFGTLASLPVLIVYYIVLGLIRC, from the exons ATGATAGGGTGGGGCGACGTGTACAaggtggtggcggccatggcgccgctCTACTTCGCGCTGGGTCTCGGCTACGGCTCGGTGCGGTGGTGGAAGCTGTTCACGCCGGACCAGTGCGACGCCGTGAACCGCCTCGTGGCCTACTTCTCCGTGCCCTTCTTCGCCTTCGACTTCGCCGCGCGCATCGACCCCTTCGCGCTCAGCTACCGCGTCCTGGCCGCCGACGCGCTGGCCAAGCTCGCCGTCGTGGTCTCCCTCGCCGCCTGGGCCGCCGCGTGCGCGtccgctcgccgcggcggcggcgacggcaagggCAACAAGGACCGAGCCTTCTCGTGGTGCATCACGGGGTTCTCGCTGGCCGCGCTCAACAACACGCTCGTCGTGGGCGTGCCGCTGCTGGACGCCATGTACGGCAAGTGGGCACGCGACCTCATCGTGCAGATCTCCGTGGTGCAGATCATCGTGTACTTCCCGCTCCTGCTGCTGACGTTCGAGGCCAGGCGCGCGTGGGGCGCCGGGAAGCGgccggccgcggaggaggaaggtGCAGGCGGCGACGTGGAGGAAAGCGGcggcgagacggcggcgcggtcgtTCTGGCCGCTGGTTAGGGCCGTCTGGATGAAGGTGGCGAAGAACCCGAACGTCTACGCGGGCGTCCTCGGCGTCGCGTGGGCGTGCGTCACCAACAG GTGGCACATCGAGACGCCGAGCATCATCGAGGGCTCCGTGCTCGTCATGTCAAAGACCGGCGTTGGCCTCGCCATGTTTAGCATGG GACTGTTCATGGCGCTGCAGGAGAAGATCATCGTCTGCGGCGCCGGGCCGACTTTCCTCGGCATGGCGCTGCGGTTCGTGGCCgggccggcggccaccgcggccgGAGCCCTCGCCATGGGCCTCCGCGGCGACGTCCTGCGTCTCGCTATCATACAG GCTGCGCTTCCCCAGGCCATCACCACGTTCGTGTTCGCCAAGGAGTACAGCCTGCACGCGGACGTGCTCAGCACTGC GGTCATCTTCGGGACGCTGGCGTCGTTGCCCGTGTTGATCGTGTACTACATTGTTCTAGGTCTGATACGGTGCTAG